In Spirochaetota bacterium, the following are encoded in one genomic region:
- a CDS encoding GntR family transcriptional regulator: protein MTKLAYLTPIDGPPVPAYYRLQEALRKKIEEMQWRPGEMIPSERLIAQEYGLSVGTVKKALGNLVYEGYLFRIQGKGTFVSGTTLRRGSLRYYRMMESFAGEEADLSVSLLGISRIDGFEPACSLLGLTVKKRLFVLRRLFLSGDIPMVYSVSYMPESLLKGLDAFPAALFEKGTLYEAIEKHYGLPCIYNRELLAAAQATGDVAEVLKLEPKVPLISIEMIAYTYRDMPYEYRLSWCATNRRRIYREID from the coding sequence ATGACGAAACTCGCGTATTTAACGCCAATCGACGGGCCGCCAGTGCCCGCTTACTACCGGCTTCAGGAAGCCCTGCGCAAAAAGATCGAGGAGATGCAGTGGCGTCCGGGCGAGATGATTCCATCCGAGCGGCTGATCGCCCAGGAGTACGGCCTGAGCGTCGGCACGGTGAAAAAGGCCCTGGGCAACCTCGTCTACGAGGGCTACCTGTTCAGGATACAGGGGAAGGGGACCTTCGTGTCGGGGACAACGCTTCGTCGCGGCAGCCTGCGGTATTACCGCATGATGGAATCGTTCGCGGGCGAGGAGGCCGATCTGAGCGTATCGCTTCTCGGAATTTCTCGGATCGACGGGTTCGAGCCGGCGTGTTCGCTCCTCGGCCTTACCGTAAAAAAGCGCCTCTTCGTGTTGCGAAGGCTCTTTCTCTCCGGCGACATCCCTATGGTGTACAGTGTGTCATATATGCCCGAGTCGCTTTTAAAGGGACTGGACGCCTTCCCGGCGGCGCTCTTCGAGAAGGGAACGCTGTACGAGGCGATAGAGAAGCATTACGGACTGCCCTGCATCTACAACCGCGAGCTGCTTGCGGCCGCGCAGGCGACAGGGGATGTCGCGGAAGTATTGAAGCTGGAGCCGAAGGTTCCGCTTATCTCGATAGAAATGATCGCATACACCTACAGGGACATGCCCTATGAGTATCGCCTTAGCTGGTGCGCGACGAACCGGCGGCGCATTTACCGCGAGATAGACTGA
- a CDS encoding FAD-binding protein, which yields MGASANTPYPVMHCDVLVIGGGSAGAMAAIRARELDPSCKVVVLEKGDMKYSGCIARGMDALNIVAVPGVSTPELYVEANRMACEGIMDEPPNYEMARRSWDLMKKLEAWGVCFPVDDNGAYEVLQVHPKGRFCVTMKEPELKTMLAARAKTLGVRVVNRSMAVELIVEDGRVTGAVAMNVRTGEIFVVSAGAVILCAGGTARFGLPNNGYLYGVYDYPGNTGDGYCLAYRSGAELGGFEYTLIYYIVKDINAPLLYITLTRGAKLLNAFGFDKSSEHPSIKSMLVDHHREGSGPMRIVMSHLPEERIRGIEEILFTTERPVQERFYRGRGVDFRTGEIELWPTECFLCGGHGLTGVRVNERAETSVPGLYAAGDTSLVARGHLSGAFVFGEIAAENALEFARKTGRGTPDFSTAERVNTHRARRLSQSANKIPIEEFEYKVRRIINDYIVPPKNEYKLDRALWWMDRFRAELSDVVRVSTVHDLFKSFEIENIIQCAAMSAHASKARKESRWGMWHFRTDFPERNDDDWMKHIVLCMGDAPEDVRVVEKNIIRM from the coding sequence ATGGGCGCATCGGCGAATACTCCATATCCGGTCATGCACTGCGACGTGCTCGTTATCGGTGGCGGTAGCGCGGGCGCGATGGCGGCCATCCGCGCCAGGGAGCTCGATCCCTCGTGCAAGGTCGTGGTGCTCGAGAAGGGCGACATGAAGTATTCGGGCTGCATCGCCCGGGGAATGGACGCGCTGAACATCGTGGCCGTTCCCGGCGTTTCCACACCCGAGCTCTATGTCGAGGCAAACCGTATGGCCTGCGAAGGCATCATGGACGAACCGCCGAATTACGAGATGGCACGGCGCAGCTGGGACCTCATGAAAAAGCTCGAGGCCTGGGGCGTGTGCTTTCCCGTTGACGACAACGGCGCCTACGAAGTGCTCCAGGTGCATCCGAAGGGGCGCTTCTGTGTGACGATGAAGGAGCCCGAGCTTAAAACGATGCTCGCGGCGCGGGCGAAGACGCTGGGAGTGCGTGTCGTGAACCGCTCGATGGCGGTGGAGTTGATTGTCGAAGATGGACGCGTTACCGGCGCGGTGGCCATGAACGTGCGGACCGGCGAGATATTCGTCGTCTCCGCCGGCGCGGTAATTCTCTGCGCGGGGGGTACGGCGCGTTTCGGGCTTCCGAACAACGGCTACCTTTACGGCGTGTACGATTATCCCGGAAATACCGGGGATGGTTACTGTCTCGCGTACCGCTCGGGCGCGGAGCTCGGCGGTTTCGAATACACACTTATTTATTATATAGTAAAGGACATCAACGCGCCGCTTCTCTACATCACCCTCACCAGGGGCGCGAAGCTCCTGAACGCCTTTGGCTTCGACAAAAGCAGTGAGCACCCATCGATCAAATCGATGCTGGTGGACCACCATCGCGAGGGGAGCGGCCCCATGCGGATCGTCATGAGCCACCTTCCGGAGGAGCGCATCCGCGGCATAGAGGAGATCCTTTTTACGACCGAGCGCCCGGTGCAGGAGCGTTTTTACCGGGGCAGGGGCGTGGATTTCCGCACGGGCGAGATCGAGCTGTGGCCGACCGAATGCTTTCTCTGCGGCGGGCACGGGCTGACGGGCGTTCGGGTGAACGAGCGCGCCGAGACCTCCGTGCCCGGTCTTTACGCCGCGGGCGACACCTCGCTTGTCGCGCGTGGGCATTTAAGCGGCGCCTTCGTCTTCGGGGAGATCGCCGCGGAGAACGCGCTGGAATTCGCCCGAAAGACCGGCAGGGGAACGCCCGATTTCTCCACGGCCGAGAGGGTGAACACGCACCGCGCACGACGCCTCTCGCAGTCCGCGAACAAAATTCCGATCGAGGAATTCGAGTACAAGGTGCGCCGCATCATCAACGATTACATCGTGCCGCCCAAGAACGAATACAAGCTTGACCGGGCCCTCTGGTGGATGGACCGCTTCCGCGCGGAGCTTTCCGACGTCGTACGCGTGAGCACGGTCCACGACCTCTTCAAGTCGTTCGAGATAGAGAACATCATTCAATGCGCCGCCATGAGCGCGCACGCGTCGAAGGCGCGAAAGGAGAGCCGCTGGGGCATGTGGCATTTCCGCACGGATTTTCCCGAGCGAAACGACGATGACTGGATGAAGCACATCGTCCTTTGCATGGGCGATGCCCCCGAGGACGTGAGGGTCGTCGAAAAGAATATAATCCGGATGTGA
- a CDS encoding FAD-dependent oxidoreductase translates to MKHGMAGNLLEALSDNIVVDRDKCMGCGVCVERCPMDNLRLKSAPCTAACPLGVNAQGYVRLIALGDEEEAYRILKETLPFPGILGRICSRPCEMACAHNEHASPRIAIRALKRYLADRFADHAEPATFSSPSGKSVAIIGSGPAGLMAAHDLRLHGHEVVVLEAESAPGGMLRWAIPVFRLPREVLEKEISRLTEMGVRFGLGERIDAEGRTRLLDEFDAVLVASGGGPIRRLGVPGEGLSGVRHALSFLRAARTGSLPGVGERAVVIGGGNAALDAAQTALRCGAKEVSIVCLEARCEMPAFPWALDEALSEGVRLVDAWGPIRFIGEEGKLTGIVLQRCTGLFDDTGDFSPRMDACQTMTFEADTVIIAAGQEMNDMNIGGGVDPLTLQVNGSSLFIAGDAATGPSSVVHAMASGRRAAESIHRLLAGEPLGLGRTVPTDEGVDAPVRPPTRIDTNARRPRMRSFKGKGDCGEVESAFDADMARAEASRCLSCGVAFGRYRTCWFCLPCEIECPQKAINVEIPYLLR, encoded by the coding sequence ATGAAACACGGGATGGCCGGTAATCTGCTCGAGGCGCTCAGCGACAACATCGTGGTCGATCGCGACAAATGCATGGGATGCGGCGTATGCGTCGAGCGATGTCCGATGGACAATCTGCGGCTTAAAAGCGCGCCGTGCACGGCGGCCTGTCCGCTCGGTGTGAACGCGCAGGGCTATGTGCGGCTCATCGCGCTCGGCGATGAGGAAGAAGCGTACCGGATATTAAAAGAGACGCTTCCTTTCCCGGGAATTCTGGGCAGGATCTGTTCGAGGCCGTGCGAAATGGCCTGCGCGCATAATGAACATGCAAGCCCCCGGATCGCCATCAGGGCGCTCAAGCGTTACCTTGCCGACCGGTTCGCCGATCACGCCGAACCCGCCACGTTTTCGTCTCCATCCGGTAAGAGCGTGGCGATAATCGGTTCGGGACCGGCGGGACTGATGGCGGCGCACGACCTTCGACTGCACGGTCACGAGGTGGTCGTGCTCGAGGCCGAAAGCGCCCCCGGCGGCATGCTCCGCTGGGCGATCCCCGTGTTCAGACTGCCGCGCGAGGTGCTCGAAAAAGAAATCTCCCGGTTGACTGAAATGGGAGTGCGGTTCGGACTCGGCGAACGGATCGACGCGGAGGGACGCACGCGACTGCTCGATGAATTCGACGCGGTGCTCGTCGCGTCCGGAGGCGGGCCTATTCGCCGTCTCGGGGTCCCCGGGGAGGGCCTCTCCGGCGTCCGCCATGCGCTTTCATTTTTACGTGCGGCTCGTACGGGATCGCTTCCCGGCGTCGGCGAAAGGGCGGTCGTGATCGGGGGCGGGAACGCCGCCCTCGACGCCGCGCAGACGGCGCTGCGCTGTGGTGCGAAGGAGGTCTCGATCGTATGCCTGGAGGCCCGCTGCGAAATGCCGGCGTTTCCGTGGGCGCTCGACGAAGCGCTCTCCGAAGGGGTCCGGCTTGTGGACGCGTGGGGGCCGATACGTTTTATCGGAGAGGAAGGAAAGCTGACCGGCATAGTGCTTCAGCGCTGTACGGGGCTATTCGACGATACCGGCGACTTCTCGCCGCGCATGGATGCCTGCCAGACGATGACCTTCGAGGCGGACACGGTGATAATCGCCGCGGGACAGGAAATGAATGATATGAACATTGGCGGCGGGGTCGATCCGCTGACGCTCCAGGTGAACGGCTCGTCCCTGTTTATAGCGGGAGACGCGGCGACCGGCCCGTCCTCGGTGGTGCATGCTATGGCGTCGGGCCGCCGGGCCGCGGAGTCGATCCATCGCCTGCTTGCCGGGGAACCGCTGGGCCTCGGGCGCACGGTGCCCACGGACGAAGGTGTCGACGCTCCGGTGCGCCCGCCCACCCGGATCGATACCAATGCAAGGCGCCCCCGGATGCGTTCGTTTAAGGGGAAGGGTGATTGCGGTGAGGTCGAATCGGCTTTCGACGCGGACATGGCGCGCGCCGAGGCGTCGCGCTGCCTTTCGTGCGGCGTGGCGTTCGGGAGATACCGCACCTGCTGGTTCTGCCTTCCCTGCGAGATCGAGTGTCCGCAAAAGGCGATCAATGTGGAGATACCGTATCTGCTGCGCTGA
- a CDS encoding thiamine pyrophosphate-binding protein: MVQPIIEAAVDTLIDSGVEYTFGVPGGGALFLYGPLYEKRDRITSILARQEGAAACMADAYGRITGKPAALIAQGAWAGSNAAFGILEAYMAGSPMVIIADTSDYGGLAQYGPWQNGTGEYGGFDLPAMMRSMTKYTTVATTPDELLHGIQLAARHSVTGRPGPACVLARMNLFGMSVDMEKTTPRLYPASLRARAGAPCLGEEDAHRIAAMLAGAACPVMIVGRGVHSSKAYDEVRAIAQLLAMPVATSYMGKSAIAETHDLALGTMGGIGQAAANEYISKADCILAVGTGLSPENTRMLAQGFIDPERQKLIHIDIEALNAGWTYPVAIAAASDAKTGLARITGVLRSMEPSFDRSARLAAIGEAKKRTCFFACDAYCSDAAPIAPERVVKELNDAADENTVICLDAGNNRQWFARHFMSKAPGQVQAPGGAGGVGWAPPAALAVQMLLCDKKVVGVCGDGGMVMMLHCLETAAQYRLPVTYVVLNNSVLGNIRDFQGQECRFCTEYQTPDLAAHARASGLRAFKVTDPAKISGALREALDCGEPSLVDIITAPEAHFKLMC; this comes from the coding sequence ATGGTACAGCCAATAATCGAAGCGGCGGTCGACACCCTCATCGACAGCGGAGTGGAATATACCTTCGGCGTGCCCGGCGGCGGCGCGCTTTTCCTGTACGGTCCGCTGTATGAAAAACGGGACCGGATCACCAGCATCCTCGCGCGCCAGGAGGGGGCGGCGGCCTGCATGGCCGACGCGTACGGCCGGATTACGGGCAAACCCGCGGCGCTGATCGCGCAGGGGGCCTGGGCGGGCTCGAACGCGGCTTTCGGCATACTCGAGGCATACATGGCCGGTTCGCCGATGGTCATCATCGCCGACACCAGCGATTACGGCGGCCTTGCGCAATACGGGCCCTGGCAGAACGGGACCGGGGAATACGGGGGATTCGATCTTCCGGCCATGATGCGCTCCATGACAAAGTATACGACCGTGGCAACTACCCCCGACGAGCTTCTGCACGGAATCCAGCTTGCCGCGCGCCATTCGGTCACCGGAAGGCCCGGCCCGGCCTGTGTGCTCGCGCGCATGAACCTGTTCGGCATGAGCGTGGACATGGAAAAAACGACACCGCGCCTGTATCCGGCCTCGCTGCGGGCCCGTGCGGGCGCACCGTGCCTCGGTGAAGAGGACGCGCACCGTATCGCGGCGATGCTTGCCGGGGCCGCGTGCCCGGTCATGATAGTGGGGCGGGGTGTGCACTCCTCGAAGGCATACGATGAGGTGCGCGCCATCGCACAGTTGCTTGCCATGCCGGTCGCGACGAGCTACATGGGAAAGAGCGCGATCGCCGAAACGCACGATCTGGCCCTGGGCACCATGGGAGGGATAGGCCAGGCCGCGGCCAACGAGTATATCTCGAAGGCCGATTGCATCCTTGCCGTGGGAACCGGCCTCTCGCCGGAGAACACGCGCATGCTCGCGCAGGGCTTCATCGACCCCGAAAGACAAAAATTAATCCATATTGATATAGAAGCGCTGAACGCGGGCTGGACGTATCCCGTGGCGATCGCCGCGGCCTCGGACGCGAAGACCGGGCTTGCCAGGATTACCGGTGTTTTACGAAGCATGGAGCCCTCGTTCGACCGGAGCGCGCGGCTTGCGGCCATCGGCGAGGCGAAAAAGCGCACCTGCTTCTTCGCCTGCGACGCGTACTGCTCGGACGCCGCGCCCATAGCGCCGGAGCGCGTGGTGAAGGAACTCAACGACGCAGCCGACGAAAATACCGTCATCTGTCTCGATGCCGGCAATAACCGGCAGTGGTTCGCCAGGCACTTCATGTCGAAGGCGCCGGGGCAGGTCCAAGCGCCGGGCGGCGCCGGGGGTGTGGGCTGGGCCCCGCCGGCCGCGCTCGCGGTGCAGATGCTCCTGTGCGATAAAAAGGTCGTAGGGGTGTGCGGCGATGGCGGCATGGTCATGATGCTGCACTGTCTCGAGACCGCCGCGCAGTACCGCCTTCCGGTCACCTACGTGGTGCTGAACAACTCCGTGCTCGGCAACATCCGCGATTTCCAGGGCCAGGAATGCCGCTTCTGCACCGAATACCAGACGCCGGACCTCGCCGCGCACGCCCGGGCCTCCGGGCTTCGCGCCTTCAAGGTGACCGATCCCGCAAAGATCTCCGGGGCGCTTCGCGAGGCGCTGGATTGCGGTGAACCTTCGTTGGTCGATATTATCACCGCGCCCGAGGCCCATTTCAAACTGATGTGCTGA
- a CDS encoding DUF819 family protein produces MKLVILSLFLLVCPALIIHLCRRWSALEKLGPALLCYGLGMLIANIGVLPEGSGPVQTMFMNISVPLALPLLLFSLDLKRWSKLAGRAFLSFALVVVSVLVATTLSYFFYHDRVEESWKVAGMLIGVYTGGSINLNAIGLALKAKEHVLVLTNTADMLVCTPYFLFILSYAQRVLGKILPPFRYPEKGGETSQTVGDCAGSGIKDFNDYSGIFRPAVALPLAGATLASIAIFGISYAVYGFVPVEFNMAALMISITTLGLLGSFVPKIRAIPMTFQFGQYIIMIFCLVVGSLADLGQVVMGAPTIFIFTAIVVYGSMLLHVVLAAIFRVDADTMIITSVAAVFSPPFVPVVAAALKNKDVIISGIATGILGWVIGNYLGISYAYLLRGLFG; encoded by the coding sequence ATGAAACTCGTGATACTTTCGCTGTTCCTGCTTGTATGTCCCGCCCTGATTATCCATCTGTGCCGGAGGTGGTCCGCGCTCGAAAAGCTCGGCCCGGCTCTTTTATGCTACGGTCTGGGAATGCTCATCGCAAATATAGGGGTGCTTCCGGAGGGCTCGGGACCGGTCCAGACCATGTTCATGAATATCAGCGTTCCGCTTGCGCTCCCGTTGCTGCTGTTCTCGCTCGATCTCAAACGATGGTCGAAACTCGCCGGACGCGCGTTCCTCTCGTTCGCGCTGGTGGTGGTATCGGTGCTCGTGGCGACCACGTTGTCCTATTTCTTCTATCATGATCGCGTGGAGGAGTCGTGGAAGGTCGCCGGCATGCTCATCGGCGTGTACACGGGAGGCAGCATCAATCTAAACGCCATCGGCCTCGCGCTCAAGGCGAAGGAGCACGTGCTCGTTCTCACCAACACGGCCGACATGCTGGTGTGCACCCCGTATTTCCTATTCATTCTCTCCTACGCGCAGAGGGTGCTGGGTAAAATCCTTCCTCCGTTCCGCTATCCGGAAAAAGGCGGTGAGACCTCGCAGACGGTCGGTGACTGTGCCGGGAGCGGCATTAAGGATTTCAATGATTACTCGGGAATCTTCAGGCCGGCCGTGGCGCTTCCGCTTGCGGGCGCAACGCTCGCGTCGATCGCCATCTTCGGGATATCGTATGCCGTTTACGGTTTCGTACCGGTGGAATTCAACATGGCGGCGCTGATGATCAGCATTACCACGCTCGGGCTGCTCGGTTCGTTTGTTCCGAAGATCAGGGCCATCCCGATGACGTTTCAGTTCGGGCAGTACATCATCATGATTTTCTGTCTCGTCGTCGGCTCCCTGGCGGACCTCGGCCAGGTGGTGATGGGCGCCCCGACGATATTCATATTCACCGCGATCGTGGTGTACGGCTCCATGCTGCTGCATGTGGTGCTCGCGGCGATTTTCCGCGTGGACGCGGACACCATGATCATCACCTCGGTGGCGGCGGTATTCTCGCCGCCCTTCGTGCCGGTGGTGGCCGCCGCTTTGAAAAATAAGGACGTCATCATCTCCGGCATCGCCACCGGCATACTCGGCTGGGTGATCGGCAATTACCTGGGGATATCGTACGCCTATCTGCTCAGGGGGCTGTTCGGCTGA